ATTTGGTCTACGTACCGGAACTGATAACATTCGAGATTATGCAGGATTATACACGAAAGATCCTTATTTGGCTCTCTCTTTAGCCCTATGTCTCTTATCCTTAGGAGGTCTTCCTCCACTATCAGGTTTTTTCGGAAAACTTCATTTATTCTGGTGTGGATGGCAGGCAGGCTTATATTTCTTAGTTTCAATAGGACTCCTTACGAGTGTTGTTTCTATCTACTATTATTTAAAAATAATCAAGTTATTAATGACTGGACGAAACCAAGAAATAACTCCTCACGTGCGAAATTATCGAAGGCCCCCTTTAAGATCAAACAATTCCATCGAATTAAGTATGATTGTATGTGTGATAGCATCTACTATACCAGGAATATCAATGAACCCTATTATTGAAATTGCTCAGGATACCCTTTTTTAGCTTCTAGAATCTATTTCTTAGTTCAACTCTTACCTTACTAACTGGAATCAAAGAATTAGTAGATCTGCTCCGCCCAAAATGGGAATGGGCTAGGGTTATGAACTTATAATCGAAAATCTGATGATCGAGTCAATTCCATGATTATAAGTTCATTCCATACCGGACCCGACCGAAATGGGGTTATATACATTCTCATTATAAGAAGGGGTCATTCGAGCGTATCTAAATAGATACTATGTTTACATATAGATCCCTGCGTTGTTCCATTCTATTTAGGATTAGGAATAGGCGTAATCGGACCTGTTTTTTACATATATCTCATTATTTAGGACCCTATTAAATTCACCTCTTTGGGCTTCTATTGAATCGAGAAATAGGTTTAATTAGTCCATTTTTTTTTTGATAGAATATCTATCTATATAGATATAGATAGATAATATATCCTCTGAATAATTCAAATCGAACCAATTGGATGTCCGACTCGGGCCTATATGACATGACCAATCAATAAAAAGACTCTAACACTCTACCTTTGTCATATATTCCATACATCACACTAGATAGATATCATATTCATGGAATACGATTCGCTTTCAAGATGCCTTGGTGGTGAAATGGTAGACACGCGAGACTCAAAATCTCGTGCTAAAGAGCGTGGAGGTTCGAGTCCTCTTCAAGGCATAATATTGAGATCTCTTATTGAATTGGAATAAGTTCGGCAGCGAATCACGAAATCTTGGTGATCTTCTCTATCGAATGAATGGGTAATCTGTTTTGAAATCGTCCGCCCTGCACCCTCCCCGAGGAGTATATGCTTCAACAAAAATCACACAGGGGTAGATTTGATACAATCAAAACCTCTGGTAAAATACCCACCCGTAACCCAGCGGGCGGATAAAGTACATTAAATAGTCCGTTTTAGGAATTGGCGACTTACCCATTCAATGACTTTGGCACCGGACGTTCCCAAACTGGAATGTGTATTATCGATATAGGGGATCTTTCAATTGAGAAGATCCATCGACCTGAGACGAAGAGAAAGAAAGGTCTATCTATTTTTTTTTTTTTTTTAGTTATTCAGTTAAACCAATGATTCGTTATTGGAGCAGATAGCAACAACCATCTCATCTGGGAAAAGCCATCTTTTTCTCAACAATGTCTTTGTCATTTGATCCAATAGCGCTTCGTTAGATAGGAACAGATTTGATAAATATTGATAACTCTCAGATAGAGTATTAGAACGGAAAAATCCATTAGATAATGAACTATTGATTCTAAGCCATCTCTGGCAATGAATCAACAATTCAAAATGCTTTTCTTGCGTATTCTTGATAAACCAGTGTTTATATATAGATGTAGGAAGATCTGTTTGGGAAGTAAGAAGTTCCCTTGACATCTCTTCATCTGTAAAGAATTGTCGATGTGAAAACACAGAGACAAAAGGCTGATCTTTGAATAGGAAAAAGAGTGGATCCGCGGGGTCCCAAATGAATTGGCTTATTCGAAAAAAGCCCTGTTCTTTGGAAGATCTATCTCGTGTCTGGTACTGCATGGTTCCACCCTGCAAGAACTCTGAATCATTCTCTTGAAGCTCATCCTCTTCATCATAAATGATCCGCTTGTCCCGAAATGACCTGGCCCAATAGGGAAATCCCAATTCATTGGGCCTTTCAATACAATAAAATAGAAAGCCCCAAGGGCTCCATATTCTAGGAGCCCAAACGATGTGATTGAAAAAATCCTCCTCTATCTGTTGTGGGTCGAGGACTCCCCCCCCTTCTTCAAACTCCGATTCATATTTTTCATAGAGAAATCTCTGATCAACGATAGAATAAGATCCATTTTGAATCATATTTAAGGGATTCCTTGGTTCGGACCGAAGAAGCAATGTCACTCGATCCTTATCAAACTGACTGCAATCTTTTTCTGTACGTGAGGATCCCACCAGAGCGCCTTCTACTTCTAATAGGCCATGAACTAGATCAGAATTATTCTCAACGAGTCCATAAGATGTGATCCCATTTTTTTCATCAGGTCCGGGTAGAGACCAAAGGTCTTGAGCGACCGATCCGGCAGAACAACTCAAAAGGTAAAGAAGTATCGTTAATTTCTTCATACTCGTTCCAAGTTCGAAGTACCATTTGTACAAATAAGAATCCCCCCCGTCACATGATTTCTTCTTCATATAGATAGATATAGGATCTATGGAGCAATTACTTAGAAGTACATTTTGTGAAACAGCCCTTCCTATCTGATAGAAAAGGATCCCATGATCCTGAACCGATCTTACCTGAGATCGGAAATCCCAAGTTTGTCTATGAAGAACAGATCTAATTATATTAGTGTCTATGATGGATTTTTTTTGTATAATACTAATCGATAGGGCCTCGTTGGTAAGTGCTACAAGATCTCGTACATTTGAACCCATCGTTGTGGACCCGAATCCATTAGTATGGGACATTTTCTTTTCCAAGTGAAATCCCCTAGTATATGAAAGAGTGAAAAAGTGTTTTCGTTGTTGTGAAATAAGAAGCCTTCGTATCTTAATGCATGTATTTAATTTATTCGGAGCTATTAGAGCCGGATCTACTTTTTGGGGAATATGAGTCGAAGCAATAACAAGAATATTTCTAGTAGAACATCTTTCACAATCCCTGGAGAGATAGTTCACTAAAAGACCGAGGGATAAGTAATTCGACTCATTCACATCCAGATCATGGATGTTTGGAATCCATATTATGCAAGGAGACATTGCTTTTGCTAATTCGAATTGAAAGGTGATATAAAATCGGTCTATTTCTGGCATCATATCCATAGTTAGCGTATTCATCATAGTTAGAAGCTCCAGCTCCATATCAAGGTCACGGTCGATATCGTCACTATCGTAACTATCATCAATATCGTCACTATCATCAATAAGAAAACCCTTAGGCTTGTTATCCAGGAACTTGTTCAGAAATACTGTAATGAAAGGAACATAGGAGTTTGTCGCTAGGTATTTGACCAAATAGGATCGTCCAGTTCCTATAGAACCTATCACTAAAATACCCCTACTAGGGGGAGGTAGGGCTAAGCGGAGCGAAAAGGGTTTTCCATGAGATGGGAAATGAAAACTATTAGCCCCCCGCAAGGTTTGTGAATAAGTAATTGTCTGATAATTAGCAAGGAATATACGTCTTTCTGCTAAACAGGATGTATTGAATTCATAAATCATTAGATACTTTTTATGAATGTCAACTAAATATCGTAAGTAAATTGCTCCCGGTTGTTCAATCATTTGATAACCAGAGTTATTCTTTGATAAATGATGACTATGAGTCAGACTCAATAGAATTTGATCAATCCTTTTTTCTGTCGTTAAGGTAGAAAACTGAACCAAGAATTCTCTTTCTTTATCATCAATCGAATTACTGTTCAAGACCCAGGATTCTATTTTATCATCAATCCAATCACCATTCACGTTTTTTATTTTTCTTATCAAGGAATAGATTGTTTTACTTGGATGACTTAGATGTCTCGTATTTCTCGAAAAAGCGATTCGATTGATGGGATTTGGTATAATACTTATGAGATCGATGAGATTCAAATATTTCTTCTTAGAACGTATTGATTTGACCCCATAAGTGGGACCACCACCCCATAGCATGTTGCCACCAAAAGCAAAACTCCGTATTTCTTCTAGAGAATCTCCTAATTGTTCCAGAGCAACTAGAAAGAGATTCTTTAACCAGAAAGAATTCAGTTCAGATGTAGGATACCTATCCAGAAGTTTTCGCAACTCAATCATGTATGATGGAATCATCAAAGATTTTACCTTTTCGAACTCTGTCTGTAACTCACTATAGACTCGAGAAACAAAGAGAAGATGTGTACGAACGAGATATCCAGCAACAAGGAGAAGGAAAAGGATTGAATAGAAGAACTCCTGAACATTTAGCGATCTCAGATGTGTCGATATTAATAGTAACTCATTATTTCGATGAATAATTTCTTCGGACAGAAGAAGATTATGTAAACAATTACCCGGAATCTCACTTATCAGATTCCATATCTCACTTATCAGATTCCATTGTGGAAGACACAATGGAATCTGACGAATTCGCCATAATATATCTGACCCATGCATAATATCATGAAAAATGGATACAAATTTTTGGCTGCTACTTAGTATCGGCAATAGGTCTGAAAAAGTATCTAAAAATATGAAATTTAGATATTTGTACCCTGTCGAGGTAAGGAACCATGGTATATATGTTTGGAATAGATTCCATTTTGAGAGAGTTGAAAAAACACTATCTTGTTGAAAGGTTCTATACATCTGCCCTTTCTCAAGGCATTTTTTTAGACAAGGACTCCGTTTTTTCCTTTTTTCGGATGGTAAATATTTCTCAGAACATGGAGTGTGAATCAAACCCATGTTTGAATTGAAATTGAGATACTGATGCAAGTTCTTCCCTTCTGAATCAGGTATATTCATATCTGAAAGAGGTTGACAATAAGTTTTTTCAAAATGGACTATTTGTCCCTCTGTTAGAGGTGTTCCAGAAATGTCTGCGATCGAGTAAATAGCTCCACGAACGAATAGATCGTATCGAATTGGAAAATGGAAAGATTTGTACAAGTTATACCCTTCGTCGCCACTTTGTGGAAAATCGTTAGGTATCAATATGTTAGATACCTGTGACTCGATTGGTGAAATAGTATCTCTCTTCAAAAAAGCATGTTTTTTTTGACCATCGCAAAAAGAAAAGATTTTGTTGCGAATGAACAAGATATTGAGGAATTGTCCATACGTAAAATCATAATTATTGATACAGGCCTTTTCCACATAAAAAGGGAATCTTTTGTTACAATAGAAGCAGAAGTGATATTGATTATTCAAGAATCGAAGTCGATTTGCTTTATAAAAAGAGTATATCAATGAACTTCTATGAAATGGTTTCACGGGATTCAGCCAATTGTCTGGATCGTGGGATATCATTGAGAAATAGGAATCTGTGTTATCAAAAGATTTCCTGCGATTCTTTCTAGTATGGAATGAGTCAATCATCCACTTTGGTATCTTATTGAACAAAAATGGTGATATTGTTCCTCCATTGATCAAGAATTTCGATTTTTGGGAAGTATCTTGGTCATCCAATAATAAGGGTTTCCATTTTTTCAAATGAAAGATTTGAAGACCTATTGATTCTAATAACTGATTACAGAGTGGATTATTCGGACCTTTCAATTCATAGATGTGGATCTCGGACCTATGAATGGGGATACCCCCAAAACTCACAAAGAAAAAAGAAGGAAGTGAGTTAGACAAAAAGAGAAGAAACTTGGGCAAAAAAAGAAGTAACTTGGACAAAAAGAAACAAAGTGACTTAGACAAATCTTTTTTGTCGATAACTTCAGACCAATCAATCGAATATTGATTAATATGGAATCGATCGAACACTACTTGAAAACGGCTATTCTGCTCAGAAATGAAATAGTCCAAATGTTCCTGGAAATTCTTGCTCCCATTGGACCATTTGTATCTATATGCATTAGGATCCCGATTCATGGATCTCTCCGTTCGAGAAATAAAAATAAGAGGATCGAACCATTTCTTCTGACTCTTTTTCAAATTGGATAAATGTTGGTTGATCGTGTATTTCATTATAGTTCGATGATTCAGAGTATCATTTCCTATTTGATACCTTTGAATTCCATATTCGAAGTTGCAATTGAATCGATTCAATACATTTCTTATGTAACCATGGGTGCTATATTGGATTTGAATCAGATTTCGGATCAATCTATATTGATTGACTGCCTCCATTATGTTGTTGCTAGTAAATACAACTATTTTAGGTTTTGGATCTTCCAAATTATTCCCGCAAGAGGTCTGGACCCATTTTTTTATGATCCTTCGATAAAAAGATTCATTCTCTTCATAAAAAAGAGGAGGTAGAACCAATAAAGAGTGATTTTTCGATTCATCCCTGGAGTTGAATAACTCATTCAAGAAATGTTTTTGACCCAATCCGGAGGAATCAATAGAAAAAGCAAATCCCTTATGATACACCAGATCCGGCTCGGTTATTGATAGAGTGAATAGATCTGCCATTTCTTGAAATATCTCTTCTGATTCAAAATCGTGGTGTAACGTGTATCTCCCACTGTTCCGGTCATGGAATAGATGAAATAAACCCCAAAATGGATTTTTGTTCAAGAATGAAATCTTATTGGAACTGTCCAGTTCACCCTTTGGAACCATATCACATCCCGGATATGATGAAATAGGATGAATTGAGACGGTATTTTGTAAGTACATAATTATCTTGAATAAATTCACTATTTCTTTATTTTCCGATCGCCTGGAAAGAACAAGATGTTTCTTTTGTTCTTTCTTCAACAATTTCTGATCTCTAGTAGACCTCTCAGTAGGATTCGAACTCAGATGAAGTTCTGACCATCTGTCAGAGAAAAAAGAACGAGTAGCTCTTGCAGGATTCCCAAGAAATTCTTCGATTTCTTGCGGAAGCAGATGATTATTCATCTGCTTCTCACGTTCCATGAATAGTCGGCACATTGAGGAATATCCAGAAAGGATTTTAGGGAATCGCTCTGATTCTATCTCTGTTCGTTCCGTTTGAAGAAAGGAAGGATCCCAACAAAGAATCGATCTTTCTTTTAGTTGTTGAATCTCTCTTTGATTGATCAATGTGTGATATTTCGAATCCTCATTCCTAATGGAATCGAAATAATCCTTGGATTGATCAGAAGATCCTTTCAATTGGCTAGAACCCGTTACTTGAATGAAACTAGATCTCGTGGAATCATATTGAATATTTGATGATACATTCCGTACCTTGCTAAAAAACCGATCCTTGTTTACCAACCACACATTGTCTAACCAAATCCAATTCTCTCTCGACATGTTGTTCCTCAAAAAATCCGATTCGTGCGGACTCTTCCCCCAACTAACGAAGAGATCTTGACGGAATTGCCACATATGAAATTGAGCACAATTTTGCAAAGAAATAGCCCGCTTGTTTCTCAAGAAGAGATGGGAAACATGCTCAATATCATTTGATTGAATAATTGACCCAGTCCCTTGTTGTTTGAAAAAACCCTCCACTTCCTTTGGTATTTTTTCACGAAAAGCAAACATGAGATAATAAATCCAGTCTTTCACTAAGATTTCGAATAGCTGTCCCGAATTCAAGTTGATTATGTTTCGCCTCTTTCTCGGAGAAAGACGATCAAAAAATTCCCAATCATGGTCCTTACGGATCGGATCATCCATATAATATACAAAAAGGAACTCCAGATATTTGATATCTTTCTCTTTGAATGAGATCTCAATTCCAGCAATGGTTTCATTAGATATCTTACAACTAGAATCGCTCTTTTTTCCTATCCAGTTCCTCCACCACCGCGAACCCCAGTTAGATTCAGGCATGATATACTTTT
The DNA window shown above is from Glycine max chloroplast, complete genome and carries:
- the ycf2 gene encoding Ycf2 (hypothetical protein RF2); translated protein: MKGHQFKSWIFELREILREIKNSRYFLDSWTQFNSAGFFIHIFFHQESFIKLLDSRIWSILLSRNSQGSTSNRYFTIKYVVLFVVAVLIYRINNRKMVERKNPYLTRLLTIPMNSIGPKNDTLEESSESSNINRLIVPLLYLPKGKKISESYFLDPKESTRVLPITKKYIMPESNWGSRWWRNWIGKKSDSSCKISNETIAGIEISFKEKDIKYLEFLFVYYMDDPIRKDHDWEFFDRLSPRKRRNIINLNSGQLFEILVKDWIYYLMFAFREKIPKEVEGFFKQQGTGSIIQSNDIEHVSHLFLRNKRAISLQNCAQFHMWQFRQDLFVSWGKSPHESDFLRNNMSRENWIWLDNVWLVNKDRFFSKVRNVSSNIQYDSTRSSFIQVTGSSQLKGSSDQSKDYFDSIRNEDSKYHTLINQREIQQLKERSILCWDPSFLQTERTEIESERFPKILSGYSSMCRLFMEREKQMNNHLLPQEIEEFLGNPARATRSFFSDRWSELHLSSNPTERSTRDQKLLKKEQKKHLVLSRRSENKEIVNLFKIIMYLQNTVSIHPISSYPGCDMVPKGELDSSNKISFLNKNPFWGLFHLFHDRNSGRYTLHHDFESEEIFQEMADLFTLSITEPDLVYHKGFAFSIDSSGLGQKHFLNELFNSRDESKNHSLLVLPPLFYEENESFYRRIIKKWVQTSCGNNLEDPKPKIVVFTSNNIMEAVNQYRLIRNLIQIQYSTHGYIRNVLNRFNCNFEYGIQRYQIGNDTLNHRTIMKYTINQHLSNLKKSQKKWFDPLIFISRTERSMNRDPNAYRYKWSNGSKNFQEHLDYFISEQNSRFQVVFDRFHINQYSIDWSEVIDKKDLSKSLCFFLSKLLLFLPKFLLFLSNSLPSFFFVSFGGIPIHRSEIHIYELKGPNNPLCNQLLESIGLQIFHLKKWKPLLLDDQDTSQKSKFLINGGTISPFLFNKIPKWMIDSFHTRKNRRKSFDNTDSYFSMISHDPDNWLNPVKPFHRSSLIYSFYKANRLRFLNNQYHFCFYCNKRFPFYVEKACINNYDFTYGQFLNILFIRNKIFSFCDGQKKHAFLKRDTISPIESQVSNILIPNDFPQSGDEGYNLYKSFHFPIRYDLFVRGAIYSIADISGTPLTEGQIVHFEKTYCQPLSDMNIPDSEGKNLHQYLNFNSNMGLIHTPCSEKYLPSEKRKKRSPCLKKCLEKGQMYRTFQQDSVFSTLSKWNLFQTYIPWFLTSTGYKYLNFIFLDTFSDLLPILSSSQKFVSIFHDIMHGSDILWRIRQIPLCLPQWNLISEIWNLISEIPGNCLHNLLLSEEIIHRNNELLLISTHLRSLNVQEFFYSILFLLLVAGYLVRTHLLFVSRVYSELQTEFEKVKSLMIPSYMIELRKLLDRYPTSELNSFWLKNLFLVALEQLGDSLEEIRSFAFGGNMLWGGGPTYGVKSIRSKKKYLNLIDLISIIPNPINRIAFSRNTRHLSHPSKTIYSLIRKIKNVNGDWIDDKIESWVLNSNSIDDKEREFLVQFSTLTTEKRIDQILLSLTHSHHLSKNNSGYQMIEQPGAIYLRYLVDIHKKYLMIYEFNTSCLAERRIFLANYQTITYSQTLRGANSFHFPSHGKPFSLRLALPPPSRGILVIGSIGTGRSYLVKYLATNSYVPFITVFLNKFLDNKPKGFLIDDSDDIDDSYDSDDIDRDLDMELELLTMMNTLTMDMMPEIDRFYITFQFELAKAMSPCIIWIPNIHDLDVNESNYLSLGLLVNYLSRDCERCSTRNILVIASTHIPQKVDPALIAPNKLNTCIKIRRLLISQQRKHFFTLSYTRGFHLEKKMSHTNGFGSTTMGSNVRDLVALTNEALSISIIQKKSIIDTNIIRSVLHRQTWDFRSQVRSVQDHGILFYQIGRAVSQNVLLSNCSIDPISIYMKKKSCDGGDSYLYKWYFELGTSMKKLTILLYLLSCSAGSVAQDLWSLPGPDEKNGITSYGLVENNSDLVHGLLEVEGALVGSSRTEKDCSQFDKDRVTLLLRSEPRNPLNMIQNGSYSIVDQRFLYEKYESEFEEGGGVLDPQQIEEDFFNHIVWAPRIWSPWGFLFYCIERPNELGFPYWARSFRDKRIIYDEEDELQENDSEFLQGGTMQYQTRDRSSKEQGFFRISQFIWDPADPLFFLFKDQPFVSVFSHRQFFTDEEMSRELLTSQTDLPTSIYKHWFIKNTQEKHFELLIHCQRWLRINSSLSNGFFRSNTLSESYQYLSNLFLSNEALLDQMTKTLLRKRWLFPDEMVVAICSNNESLV